Proteins encoded within one genomic window of Paramisgurnus dabryanus chromosome 11, PD_genome_1.1, whole genome shotgun sequence:
- the LOC135729874 gene encoding uncharacterized protein isoform X2 has product MQNTKRTKRGRKQVVDEAGTSLSVPPPVSVPLQVAPTAVATIENLKEENKLLKEERDFLREQLKCALENRQPRQKEKMQNDASSESESGESSTFSDTSDSSDKHPKRKQKRKHKVREEKHATIRRVQTPDDVLQRYKAILKSFMKTRSVSHSCKQHNVDRNTIALTAIIAELQIIATPELHIPEFQGGTLQKYAKECKEYVDTNPEVFNKINEMKRKRELLPIRYKFRKEDN; this is encoded by the exons ATGCAGAACACAAAGCGCACAAAGCGAGGGAGAAAACAAGTTGTTGATGAAG CAGGTACTTCTCTCTCTGTGCCTCCCCCTGTCTCTGTGCCCCTACAAGTTGCGCCAACTGCAGTTGCAACAATTGAAAACCTGAAAGaggaaaataaacttttgaaaGAGGAGCGAGACTTCCTTCGGGAACAATTAAAATGTGCTCTTGAAAACAGACAACCAA GACAGAAAGAGAAGATGCAAAATGATGCTTCTTCTGAGTCAGAATCTGGAGAGAGTTCAACATTCTCAGACACATCGGATTCATCTGACAAGCAtccaaaaagaaaacaaaagagaAAGCACAAAGTCAGGGAGGAAAAACATGCCACCATTCGAAGAG TTCAAACACCTGATGATGTTTTGCAACGTTACAAGGCCATTCTGAAAAGCTTCATGAAGACCAGAAGCGTCTCCCACAGCTGCAAGCAACACAATGTTGATCGCAATACCATCGCACTTACAGCCATTATTGCAGAGTTGCAGATTATTGCTACTCCTGAACTCCACATTCCTGAATTTCAGGGTGGAACTCTACAGAAATATGCGAAGGAGTGCAAGGAATATGTGGATACAAACCCAGAAGTCTTTAATAAAATCAATGAAATGAAACGTAAACGTGAACTCCTCCCAATTAGGTACAAATTTAGAAAGGAAGACAATTAA
- the LOC135729874 gene encoding uncharacterized protein isoform X1, whose amino-acid sequence MQNMQNTKRTKRGRKQVVDEAGTSLSVPPPVSVPLQVAPTAVATIENLKEENKLLKEERDFLREQLKCALENRQPRQKEKMQNDASSESESGESSTFSDTSDSSDKHPKRKQKRKHKVREEKHATIRRVQTPDDVLQRYKAILKSFMKTRSVSHSCKQHNVDRNTIALTAIIAELQIIATPELHIPEFQGGTLQKYAKECKEYVDTNPEVFNKINEMKRKRELLPIRYKFRKEDN is encoded by the exons atgcagaATATGCAGAACACAAAGCGCACAAAGCGAGGGAGAAAACAAGTTGTTGATGAAG CAGGTACTTCTCTCTCTGTGCCTCCCCCTGTCTCTGTGCCCCTACAAGTTGCGCCAACTGCAGTTGCAACAATTGAAAACCTGAAAGaggaaaataaacttttgaaaGAGGAGCGAGACTTCCTTCGGGAACAATTAAAATGTGCTCTTGAAAACAGACAACCAA GACAGAAAGAGAAGATGCAAAATGATGCTTCTTCTGAGTCAGAATCTGGAGAGAGTTCAACATTCTCAGACACATCGGATTCATCTGACAAGCAtccaaaaagaaaacaaaagagaAAGCACAAAGTCAGGGAGGAAAAACATGCCACCATTCGAAGAG TTCAAACACCTGATGATGTTTTGCAACGTTACAAGGCCATTCTGAAAAGCTTCATGAAGACCAGAAGCGTCTCCCACAGCTGCAAGCAACACAATGTTGATCGCAATACCATCGCACTTACAGCCATTATTGCAGAGTTGCAGATTATTGCTACTCCTGAACTCCACATTCCTGAATTTCAGGGTGGAACTCTACAGAAATATGCGAAGGAGTGCAAGGAATATGTGGATACAAACCCAGAAGTCTTTAATAAAATCAATGAAATGAAACGTAAACGTGAACTCCTCCCAATTAGGTACAAATTTAGAAAGGAAGACAATTAA